The genomic region ATAGAAAGCCCCGTAACCATTTGGTTACGGGGCTTTCGTCATTATGGGCTAGTGATAAATGGATTATTTTTAAAACTAGATCTCAAATCTTCAGATTCCAGCTTTTTTGCTCTCGCACCGCTTGATGATTTATGGCTCAATAGCCTAAGTTATTTATTTACTTATCCTTACATATACAGAGTAGTAGCTCATGATTACTGATTTACTGGTACAGTTTTCGGATTTCTTCCGACCGCATTTAACCTTTATATCGTCAGCTCTTATTGCAACCATCTTGACGATCTACGGCGGGCATTTGAATAAAGCCATTTGGGCTTTAGTAGGAAATGCTCATTTTGTTATACGAACCTTGGTCTTTGTCGCTTTATGTACGTTTGGATACGGCGCTATCGCTGTTTATTGCTTACCTATAGTCGAAGAACTGTTTCTGTTCTCCGGTCACATGTGGCTTGGTGTACTGATCGTCGTCAGCTTTGCTTTCATTGGCTATCTGGCCGAAAAGCACAGTCGCAAAGAGTAATCGCAGCCCTTGGGCTGAGCTTAGCTCCAGCACTGTTTGCGTTTGAACAAAGTGGCCACCAGATGGTGGCACAGCTGATGATTCCTTACCTGAACAGCGGTGCTCAGGCAGAAATGCAGCGCCTGCTTGGTGATAATTGGCAGCGCAGTCTGGTGCGTAATGCGGCTTCGGTAGAAGCTGAAATGACGCGACCATCTAAGCCACACCTTCGAGCTTTGCAGTTCACCCTATTCGATGTTGATGACGAGGGTTTCGACCCTGCTAAGCATTGTCCTAATGCGGTCTGTTCGGTTGGTGCCATTTTAGAGTCAGAGCAAGTCTTGCAGATCAGTTCGTACTCGGTTCGGGAAAAACGCGAAGCGCTGCAATATTTAATGCATTACACCTTAGAGCTGCACATTCCAATGAATAGCGGGCTTATTCGTGACGAAGGTGGCCAAAAGATCTTTTTGGATGGTGAATCGTTACAGCCTATTAACCTGTCGTTTATTTGGAACTATGACCTGTATCGACGGTTAGATGCGCACTGGTTCGGTTTTGCTCAAGAACTGTATCGCGAAATGCGCGCCATGGAAGATTTAGATAGCTGGGTCGAATCCGACAGGCCTCAAGATTGGGCTTACGAAACCAACCGTATAGCCGTTGAGCAAGCTTATCCGTTGGCTGCCGAAGGCCGTTATTCCGCCGAGTTAATGAACGAAGGCCAGAAAATATTGGAACTGCAATTGATGAAGGCGGCCTATAGAACGGCTTTTTTACTCAATAAAATGCATCCTGAGCCGACAGAGTTAATGACGCAGGAAGATAGTGAATAAGTCAGATAATTTCCTACCTATTTGCTAAACGCTTGCTAAGCTTATAATTCTTATGATCGATTAGTTTATAACTGGCTAAGCTGGAAAAGCTTAGCTTGCGCGTCCTAGTCGTCGTTAATTTTATTCATTTTCGAGGGATACATGCAGAAGCTCAATTTTCTGATCGTAGATGACGCTTCCTTTATACGCGACTTGGTGAAAAGAGCGCTGAAAAGTCAGTTTCAAAACTGCCAGATTGATGAAGCCGCCAATGGCAAAAAGGGCCAAACCCTTTTAACCAAAAATCAGTACGACCTGATCCTTTGTGATTGGGAAATGCCAGAGATGTCAGGCTTAGAGTTGCTGCAATGGTATCGCGGCTATGAAGTCGAAAATGGCATCACTAAAAAGCCTTTTATGATGGTGACCAGTCGTGGTGAAAAAGAGCATGTTGTTACCGCAGTACAGGCAGGTGTTTCAGAATACATTGGCAAGCCATTTAGCCCAGATCAGTTACTGAA from Reinekea thalattae harbors:
- a CDS encoding DUF3392 family protein gives rise to the protein MITDLLVQFSDFFRPHLTFISSALIATILTIYGGHLNKAIWALVGNAHFVIRTLVFVALCTFGYGAIAVYCLPIVEELFLFSGHMWLGVLIVVSFAFIGYLAEKHSRKE
- a CDS encoding S1/P1 nuclease; its protein translation is MAWCTDRRQLCFHWLSGRKAQSQRVIAALGLSLAPALFAFEQSGHQMVAQLMIPYLNSGAQAEMQRLLGDNWQRSLVRNAASVEAEMTRPSKPHLRALQFTLFDVDDEGFDPAKHCPNAVCSVGAILESEQVLQISSYSVREKREALQYLMHYTLELHIPMNSGLIRDEGGQKIFLDGESLQPINLSFIWNYDLYRRLDAHWFGFAQELYREMRAMEDLDSWVESDRPQDWAYETNRIAVEQAYPLAAEGRYSAELMNEGQKILELQLMKAAYRTAFLLNKMHPEPTELMTQEDSE